Within the Rosa rugosa chromosome 2, drRosRugo1.1, whole genome shotgun sequence genome, the region AGCTAGTCCTGCTGTGAAGGAATGACTTGAATTTGCCTTCTCAACCGGTTCACAAAAGGTTGCCAATGATGGATTATCGATGGAGGACACTCGGACAGGTTTTGCAGAGTTTGGCCACAAAAAGTTCTTGTTTACATGGAGCAGGGGTTGCATCCAAGCCTCACCACTACCTCTTTTAGCATATATTACACAGCCTTTGTCCCATGATTCTGATGTTGGTGGAGTCAATTTGGATATAATTCTATGATACCGGTGATGATAGTTTAGCCATTCTTTTCTCATTGGGTAATTAGGGCATCCAAGAACTCCAAGCACAACTTCTCCATCCTCTATTAGAGCCAGAGCTATAGCATATTGATCCCCTCGTACAAAACCCAGTGTTCCATCAACAGGGTCAAGAGCCCAAAATCTCCCAGTAGGGCCTCCCCTTGAGTTGCACCGACTGATGGCTTCAAGAACCTCTGTAGTCCCAAGGGCCTTTTTCGGACCTTGAAGTCCAAAACGAGGTGCTTCAGCTAGACAATCATTTACGGTTTTTACTACTGCTTCCAACACTCCAGCTGCCTTAGCCTTGGACAGGTTTTGAATGTCTTCTTCAGCTACAATGGACACATTGCTACTCCCAAAAGCCTCCGACAGTATCCAGCTCACAGTTGCTTGGACACTCCAATCTGTTTGCATGATATGATCAAGATTCAATAGAATAAGACACAACAAAATGCCTAAAAAGATCAGAAAGGATAACCTCCACCCCctcaaaaaaaaagtataaaacaTCAGAGAGATTTCTCATAAAATAGAATGTTGTGTACTGAAGATTGACCATAAAGTTTCACCTAAAATGCTGAACCTTCCACTTCACAAGGCATCAATCAATGAAATGATAACGTTGAAGCAATAGAGTTTAATATGTAATCATTTGGTCACATACTTTAGACCACAGGTTTCACTATTTTTAATTTAGAACTCCAGTATAATAACAAAATATTGTAAGCTATTCCATTTAGAGATGTCGAAAACTATAAACCAGCAGCAACTTCTTAAGAGGATGGTGAGAAGTTATCAGTGTTTTAAAAGCTATCTTTGGTGTTGAAGCTGAATTTGGTTCAAATTGTCAGAGATGCTCAAGTTAAAGACAAATTGGGATACTTTTCCTCAATCAGAAATCTAAGGGAGCAGCCAAACAGCGATCATAATGAGTCCAGAGACAGCAAAATATGAGGTTCTTAACAAATCGCCAAGTTCCATAACATGATGCAGAGAGATTATATAAATTACAAACAAAATGGCTGACTCTTACACCAAGACACAATTTTGACAGAAACATTCGGTTCAATTATGATTATTTCATCTTAAGGACAGAAAGATTGCTATTGAAGGTAGAATAACCATAGAGCTGCTGGAATAGACACTCTAAAAAGGCTCAAGTTGCCTATATGCTCTGTCCAAAATCTAAATTGTGCCTTCTAGTGATTCGGTTCAACATTCACACATTATACAAGTTAATGCCTGGTTTATAAAATAGAAGACTGAAACCAAATGCTTAATAAAGCACACATCTTTCAGATACCCTAGGAGACAAAGGACTAGCATGGGACTAGCATATTCCCATATGATAAAGTTGCCACTAGGAAACCACCAAAACAGATGCACAAGatcatatttttattaaaatttataGCACTTTCAACTAAAGCAAATTACAACTCAAAGCAATGCGTCACATGTCAATTTGTGTGCATAAACTATAATATCAGTCATTATTGAAGAACAATTTCCGAAACCCAGAAAGGCAAGCATCTACATAATCATAATCACAGAAAACCCAGTTCAAATCAACACAATTTCCAATGACCcagttcataaaaaaaaaatgtaagagTGAAGAAACAAACCTGCAACAGTGACTGGAGAGTTGTCACCTTTGGATTGAACCACAGCGCTGGACTTGGAAATCAAACTCTCCTGAACTTTCTGGCAGAGTGAACAAGCCATTTGCACAGCTCTGACTGCAGTTTCCAATTCTTGGGTGTGCTTCATGGATTGTAGGGATGAAAGACTCAACCTTTTTGGGTCCTCCATTACTGTGAAAGACTGGGTTTGGCTGAGCTTGGATAAGCAGCCAATGGGTTTTGAGATTCTGTGGTGGTGGGTTTTAGAGAAGCTAACTGTTCCTACGTGGTTGATTATGGACTTGCGCTTGTTATTCAATTTCACGAGTCCTAAATTGTGAGAGGCTTTTATAGCCATACTAGAACAATGTAAAGGCatatcatcaatgtagagaaaaaGATCTGAGCTGAGTGTGTTTGTGTTGCGTGTGGTTTTCTATTATTTATGTGTTTTCAAATTTTGGAGTATGTGGGGTGCTCTTATAAAAGGAAAAACACAAGAGAAAGTGATAGCTTTATGGCATCATAATTGGAACTTGGGCTTTCTTTTATGTCATTTGATTTTGCCTTACCCTTTAAGAACAAAATTGAGCCAAGGACAAGTTGAAGCAAATTTGTGATATAACTTGTATAAGGGTTATTTATTAATAATGAGACACCATTAGGTGTGATCTAAATCATCTAATCCATGTAAACCATTTTTAGGTaaattctttcttctttcttataGTAGAAGCAATTAGGTAAATTTTTGGTACTATGAAATCATGACTAGATAGATGTATCCAAACTAATTTTTGGTAATTTCACCTTGTCGATCTAGTGCATTTACTATCCAAACTAAACTGATCAAATTGACCAATCAATAATCTAGTTTAATAGATTAGAGTATGATTTTCAACAATAATCATATTCAACCGGGTTGGTTTTTGGGAGTTGAAAACCGATTCGATCAGACATAATTTATGCAACATAGTTCTCTGTGGTTTCTATCTTGATTTTGGTCTTTTGCTCAATGATAGCAAACTTGGTTTCTTCCTGAAAAGTGAACTTATTTTTCGTttgctttgttttattttatgtcAGTCAATACTCAATAGTAAATGCACTAGATCGACAAGGTGAAATTACCGTTTGAAATTCCTTTTAGGACATTTTTAGCCTCGTCAAAGTTGAGGAGACATTTTGAAAACCAGTACATGTTGGAGAGCTTACTCACTCATAGGCATAGCTCATAATAACATCATCATTACTTCATGCATGCTCCTAATtattaaatattaaatttttaAACGAActgaaaaaatttaaaattcaaaCTTAGAATCACTCCAGTATTTGTCAGAAGAATATCGCTAGACCAATAGTTAagggaaattctacaatatgttaacatatGATATGATACAGTTATCACTTTTaagacttaattactcaaatgagaacttACTTTATTCTAACAAAGTAACAAGAATCTTATTTaccttaatgatgatttttttttctaattacatACTTTGCTCTAAAGAGGACCTTATTTATCTCAATGAGGATTTCTTTCTagttaccatatgagtccttgAAATGGTAACATGAGTTCTCAAAGTGTAAATATTACATGAAATATGacatgtatgagaaatattaacGTATCATAACGAGGACCTTATTTATCTCAATGAGGACTTCTTTCTAGTTACTACATGAGTCATTGAAATTATAACATGAGTTCTCAAAGTATAAATATTACATAAAATATGacatgtatgagaaatattaaTGTATCATAGCTATACCCGTTAGTTAAACCAAATTATTTGATCAAACTCATCAAAGAATAGTGTTCGAGTCATTATGAACTCATCAAGGCGTATGCAAGTTCCTCACGTCGGCGGGAGATTGTTAGGCAATCCACCTTCAGGTTGATAGATGAGGGGATCCTCACTCACTTTTCAGTCTATTTTGGGTGGGAACTGTATTCATCCACCTCCCTAATCATGACCTTCATGATTTCTATCTTCTGTGGATTTCTATCTTTTGTGGATTTCTCATAGGAAGTGTGATTCATAAGTGATTCtactatttttgatttttttggaaACTGGTGCTCATTGCTCAGGTGAGTGGAAGGACTTGGGGTCCCGAATTGGAACACATCGATCTTTTCTCCATGATCAAACAGATTGGATAGGATCAAGCCAGTCATAAACCCAGTACATTTTCTCAGTACTAATTTGGGACTTCATGATGCATTACCAATTTACCATATATGATATCAAAGACTATGAAGTTGATAATATGATTGTGCTGGAAATTTTCAGATCGATTGTTTTTGAGTCATAATGTGAATCTAGTCACTTTTAGCCTAGTCTCAATTATTGATTTGCAGATGACCAATGTTTAAATTTAACATATGTactaataattaattaagatgACCTCTTTCAAGCATCATCATTCTTAATTTGTACGATTGCATAAGAATTTCACTGCATGATGGAGGGATTCAAACCCATCTTTTGTCTTGGGAAAAACAGTTGGTCGCTCAATAGGTCAAGTTGCGGAGACCGAGACTCTCTACTCTCTAGTGGCCACTCCTGCCTACTTTCTTTGAAATTCTGAAAGTAGAAGGCATTAGGATTAGTAATAGGTGCCGGCGTGCCGCAATTCACAAACTGATGGCATATCTGCAACTCCTTAGGCTGAACAGCTTGAGCTCAACTTACTTCAGCGTTTCAACAGCATGACGCAGTCTGATTTTGTCCCTTGtatagtttttgttttgtttttgttttagatgGCGTCCCTTGTGTATAGCCGTATACTTGTTTGTTGTAAGACTTGTAGTATCGGTTCCATGTTGTGTTTACTAGAAGAACATTGAAATCAAGGCGAAGCAGTAGGATATtcgaattttttcttttctttcatgttGTATCAATAAAAGAACATCGATTTCGAAGCAGTAGGATATCCaaaccttttcttttcttttcaagttGCATATTTCAATTTCTTATAAGACATTTTATCCAACAATTTGTCAATCTTCAAACTATTTACTAGTACTCTTACGAGccaccaaaaacaaaaccagGCAAATGAACAAATAGAAGGCCCAACAAGTGTTGAGCTATGGGCTTGAGCTCCCACCCGAATGtaatgaattctttttggtcgtGTTGCTATTTCAGGACCAACCCAGATTCTACACATGTAAAACTATTGATTGTTGTGGAAGAAAATTTATCCAGATTCCATGGGTTTATCATTTATATCAACAGAATGAGCAGCACGACAATCCTTGAGTGGGTTGATGTTGCAATCTCGATCAATCAAtttcaaagttttgaaatcggatttcatcttcttttctttcttatctaatcttaggaaaaaaaaaaataaaaaaagataaagCTCTCCTAATCCTAGTGCTTGAACTTGGAGTTTGGGTGTAAAGAAACTTGTCAACTTCAAAATAATGTCATTCAGCTAGTGGAGATTATGATTTCTTATTGTACTCGAGTGAGACCCTGAACTGATAACTATAGCTCTTACGAGATGTACACTCCCATTTTTATTAAGAAGAAAAAGTCAAGCCATCTCATCACTATGGGTCTATGCTTTGTGTTAGAAGTGAGAAGAGATTCGCTCAAAAGAAGTAATGTATTGACAAAGTAGTCCATTATGAGCACTATGTTATGTGTATCGGTATTTTTAATATAATGCATTAGATTTTATGTGTTTTGGATAATGAATGTCATATTATTTAAACTTGAAATACGATTGGATATATTGTTAATGTGGGCCAACATCAAATGCATTATTTTATCATTTAATGATGGATTCAAATGCATTGTTAACACTTTGGGTAGAAGACACCGATACTTTTAGTGAAATACGTACAAAATATAACGCTCCGAGTGTAAATAAAACCCTCCATAGACTTGTGGCTATTAGATTGGTTAAAGCCACTATCATGTACTACAGCACACCCATAGTAAGTGATaaggtttcttttcttttcgccAGGAGCGAGTCATGATATAACACACATATAGCACTGTAGCAGGTAATAGACTAATAGGAGATGAATTTTCTGTATGGGACAAGGAATCAAACAGTTTGACATGATGTTTGTGGTTGTGGTGGTATCCCAGCTCTTTTAAGCAACCAaaccgaaagaaaaaaaaacatgtgaAGCATATGCAGCAGCCACCAATATTTTAATTCATCAACTTTAATTTTTGTAGAGCCCATATCTTGAGCACTATTTCTCACATCAACACCCACTGCCCCAAGAGACTGAATTACCCTTACACAGCTTGTGCTCACTGCCCGGTACTATATAAGAAAGCCTTGAGCTTTCTATGAGCATCAAGCAAAACCAAGTAGTAAACTTCCAAATCAAACACTCACAGCAGCACATTCAAGTGATTCAACAGTTCAGAGGAGTTATAACAGATGGAGAGTTCCACTGCCACTGCCATTTCCGGGAGAGCCATGTTGAACAGTGGAGTTTATTCGCGGCGGTTTCCTGCCGGGCGCCCTATTCCGAAGAGGGGTCAAGTGAAGATGGGGATAGTGGTGGGATTGGCCAATTCTGTGGCTTCCCTCTTCACTCCTCATGGTCCATCCATGCACAAGCAGCATTCAACCAAGTCCTAAGTAAGGAATAGGATTAGGAATACTTGGGAAGTAGCAGTACTCCAGAGCTTTTGCCTCTTAATTTTCCCTCTTTTGGAAAAGATTTGAGCTTCATGTATTCCTAAAAGTTTGTACATTGTAGATTTTTACATCAAATATGAAATGGGATTATATACTTCTCTTTCGTTCACAATCTGGATGGGATGAATATATAATCTTAAGAAGAAGGAAATTTCTAGCTACTTAAAATTGGAACCCCATAAGCAATTAGCCAGCTTCAAAGAATCAGATTTCAATTCTAGCTATTAGGGTATTGGGTatagttttccagtttttgctCTCAACTTCTTAAGTACCCAGTAACTCATACTCACAGTCCACTCTTGAGTTTTTATTTAACAATCAACTGGTTTACTATAGGTATAGTATAATTTCATCTATATGGTCCTGAAATCCTGATTTTGACAAATAAGTGGGAGTGGCACCAAACCACCTTATTGGTCAGATCTTGGAGAAAATTGTGAGGTTAGAGCCAGAGCCATATGTATATGTTGGCTAAATTTGGAGATACAGACATTGTAAGGTGTTACAGTACGTGGTGTGTGGGTCTATTTCATTACCGAAGAAGCCTTACCCTCCAAGCCGATGGGAAAGTACAGCGACCATAAATAAATCATGAGTAATAGACCTTAATTTATGTAAGAGGTTTACAAGCATACTCATcaatcttcatatatatatcaCTTCACATCATATTAATTATATGTCCGTATTCAACTCATATGtatgtgcatttttttttttttttgttggatatTCTTGAAGGTGCTAGAGAAAGAGAAGTTTCTTAGTGTAATCGAAAAATATATGTAAACACTAAAGCCAAAACCGTTCTATGTGCATTTCTCATTTATCACACCAGGATATGTAACTCTATATATTAGTGAATTATTATATGAAGAACAAACATTAATCAAACTCTAATCCCACTGCTTAGATACGAATCTAGCTATGCCTCTTTAACACAATCAAACATAATTGAATATCTGTACGTACTGTCTATATATAGTTTATGGGAAGATGTACATACATGAACCTTGGTTAGTAGTCCTTTACTTAGAATTTAGATAGATTCAGTGAATGCTGGTACTATATGGTTTTGCCCTtcacaattaattaattagatgAGTTCAAACAGAATATTGTATGTTTAAGATCACACTCTTTCTATGCTTTTGTTTAGCtttattcttgttctccacTCTCATAAAGTAATGGCCTATATATATTTCACAGAAGGACAAACAGCAGTCTGAAAGACTGAAAATCAGATGATAAGGAAAAATTTATTCAATACGTTGTTCGTTTATTGCTAACTATACCACTTTAACACGGCACAAATAACTAATCCACATTTCGAATTTGCAATTTGTAGCTTGAATCTAAATTCAATTTAAAACATATTTTCAGAAAAGTTATCTGCACTGCGCAATGTaaagagagaatgagaggatTGAACGACAAAGCCAGCGTTATTATATATGCAGAAATTAATTAGTAGTGAGCAACAATTTGATTTAAAGTTCTTTTCTCTTGAATTTGTAATATGTTACAAAACTTACAAATGCAGAAACATCAAATATAGTATATATCAATGCCCGAAATTAATAGATTGAAGATTACTGAAGTCTACGCACCGTATATTGGTTGGTGTTTAGGAACTGGTGTTGACCACCTGGAAGCAGAAATGGGTAGAAACAGGAAAATTCAAGGGTCCAAAGGTCTTGATCATTTTCAAGTTTTTAACTACCTCCGATGTTCCATCACCACAAAGTTTTCATAAAAATGTGACCCTATATATATGGGATCTCAGAGACGAGTCAATTGTGTTGAAAAGTGGGTTGGTGGACGTTATGAAGCATTCGTACAACTGTAGAAGGGTCTCCACACAGCTAGAGTACCATGTAATGGACTTGCCCGTTGTGATCCTCAAGTTGCAGACGTTGAAAGCGAGCAGCAAATCGGAGAGGAGAATCAACCAACGCTTCGACACACACACTTGCACTGAAAACTGAATATTTTATTATTGGGAGGAAGCCGATAAAGGATTTCAACCA harbors:
- the LOC133729705 gene encoding PAP-specific phosphatase HAL2-like, which encodes MPLHCSSMAIKASHNLGLVKLNNKRKSIINHVGTVSFSKTHHHRISKPIGCLSKLSQTQSFTVMEDPKRLSLSSLQSMKHTQELETAVRAVQMACSLCQKVQESLISKSSAVVQSKGDNSPVTVADWSVQATVSWILSEAFGSSNVSIVAEEDIQNLSKAKAAGVLEAVVKTVNDCLAEAPRFGLQGPKKALGTTEVLEAISRCNSRGGPTGRFWALDPVDGTLGFVRGDQYAIALALIEDGEVVLGVLGCPNYPMRKEWLNYHHRYHRIISKLTPPTSESWDKGCVIYAKRGSGEAWMQPLLHVNKNFLWPNSAKPVRVSSIDNPSLATFCEPVEKANSSHSFTAGLAHSVGLRKQPLRVYSMVKYAAIARGDAEIFMKFARAGYKEKIWDHAAGVVIIQEAGGVVSDAGGCPLDFSKGIYLEGLDRGVIASAGANLHDKIIRAVDASWDSSSL